In Numidum massiliense, a single genomic region encodes these proteins:
- a CDS encoding Rieske (2Fe-2S) protein, with protein sequence MTKRLYAGTVEELKQDGPKVVTGEKQTIAVFYADGTVYAVNNRCPHMGFPLHMGSLCDGLLTCHWHHARFDIASGGTLDPWADDVATYAVTVQGGDVWVDPTPRQGAAVSRYRQRLREGLEQNLSLVIAKAVVGLIEAGEPPEAIAQIGIDYGTTYRKHGWRSGLTILTAMVNVLPKLDKMGRILALFHGLVHVARESVGGTRFLLEPLPNDDISLERLARWYRRLIEVRDTDGAERVLLTAIRCGATTEQLADMMMAAVTDHFYMDGGHALDFHNKAFEILAHVDSDRRARVLTSLVPELSSASRSEEMHNWQAPVDLVQPLERAFARLPDVADLTAVTGATTTGTGATATGTTVTDAAAIDTPMRLTSAHAMDMEAEEALVDQILSDDPEKTIEELLTALEGGMSPVRLAQLVALAAAERIARFNVQNDFNDWDTVLHTFTHAHAVHESLLRSVSLETVRGVFHAAMTVYLDRFLNVPPARLPQAFTSKYVETSAASTESAASATPASPAPSSTSLATSKAPASPISASTSTASTTSTRATVPAPERLLELLDKQQQVSEAAEWVAHYLVEGGDKAALFNVLGHALLREDAAFHTFQMFEAAVVEHDRWASEQSALAEHAQCTLIVAATRYIAAHAPTARDLPHTASIAWRLSRGEKLFAEE encoded by the coding sequence GTGACAAAACGACTTTATGCAGGGACAGTGGAGGAGCTTAAGCAAGATGGGCCGAAAGTGGTCACAGGGGAGAAACAGACGATTGCCGTCTTCTACGCAGACGGTACGGTTTACGCTGTAAACAACCGCTGCCCGCACATGGGCTTTCCACTACATATGGGTAGCTTGTGCGACGGGTTGTTGACGTGTCATTGGCACCACGCGCGCTTTGACATCGCCAGCGGCGGGACGCTCGACCCGTGGGCGGACGATGTCGCCACGTATGCCGTGACGGTGCAGGGCGGCGACGTATGGGTCGATCCGACACCGCGGCAAGGGGCCGCCGTCTCCCGCTATCGGCAGCGTTTGCGCGAAGGGCTGGAACAAAACCTTAGTCTCGTCATCGCGAAAGCGGTCGTCGGGTTGATCGAAGCGGGCGAGCCGCCAGAGGCGATCGCACAGATCGGCATCGACTACGGGACGACGTACCGCAAACATGGCTGGCGCTCGGGGTTGACGATCTTAACGGCAATGGTGAATGTTCTGCCGAAATTAGATAAAATGGGGCGCATTCTCGCGTTGTTTCACGGGCTCGTGCACGTGGCGCGCGAAAGTGTCGGGGGGACGCGCTTTTTGCTAGAACCGCTGCCGAACGACGACATCTCACTCGAACGGCTCGCTAGGTGGTATCGCCGTTTGATCGAAGTGCGTGACACGGATGGTGCCGAACGAGTATTGCTAACAGCGATTCGCTGCGGTGCGACGACGGAACAGTTAGCGGATATGATGATGGCTGCCGTGACAGACCATTTTTACATGGATGGCGGGCACGCGTTAGATTTTCACAATAAAGCGTTTGAAATACTTGCGCACGTCGACAGCGACCGCCGCGCGCGCGTATTGACGTCGCTCGTGCCCGAGCTCAGCAGTGCGTCGCGCAGCGAGGAGATGCACAATTGGCAGGCGCCAGTCGACTTAGTACAACCGCTGGAGCGAGCTTTTGCCCGTTTGCCGGACGTCGCCGACTTGACGGCTGTTACGGGTGCGACTACCACAGGTACGGGGGCGACCGCTACAGGTACGACTGTTACGGATGCGGCTGCTATCGACACTCCGATGAGGCTTACATCTGCTCACGCAATGGATATGGAGGCAGAGGAAGCGCTCGTGGACCAGATCCTTAGCGACGATCCGGAAAAGACGATCGAAGAGCTATTAACGGCGCTTGAGGGAGGGATGTCGCCGGTTCGCCTCGCGCAATTGGTGGCGCTAGCTGCAGCGGAGCGGATTGCCCGCTTCAATGTACAGAACGATTTTAACGATTGGGATACGGTGTTGCACACGTTTACGCACGCGCACGCCGTCCACGAAAGTTTGCTCCGCTCGGTATCACTAGAGACAGTGCGCGGCGTCTTTCACGCGGCGATGACCGTTTACTTAGACCGATTCTTGAACGTGCCTCCAGCGCGCCTGCCGCAAGCGTTTACGAGCAAGTATGTCGAAACGTCCGCTGCGTCAACTGAGTCCGCCGCATCAGCTACACCTGCTTCTCCCGCTCCCTCGTCTACCTCGCTCGCTACGTCTAAAGCGCCAGCATCACCTATTTCGGCGTCCACCTCAACTGCGTCGACGACATCCACCCGCGCGACCGTTCCGGCGCCGGAACGGTTGCTCGAGTTGTTAGACAAGCAGCAACAGGTGAGCGAGGCGGCTGAATGGGTCGCGCACTACTTAGTCGAGGGCGGAGACAAAGCAGCGCTATTCAATGTCCTCGGGCATGCGCTACTGCGCGAAGACGCTGCGTTTCACACCTTTCAAATGTTCGAAGCGGCTGTCGTCGAACACGATCGGTGGGCGTCCGAACAGTCCGCCCTCGCCGAACATGCCCAGTGCACGCTCATCGTCGCCGCGACGCGTTACATTGCTGCCCACGCGCCGACAGCGCGCGATTTGCCCCATACGGCGAGCATCGCCTGGCGACTGAGCCGCGGGGAAAAGCTGTTTGCAGAGGAATAA
- a CDS encoding acetamidase/formamidase family protein: protein MSEKRACETVYVSTFTNGILDPSQPMLGPVRDGGHIVANTTPGCWGPMITPSLRGGHEVTQPVYVEGAEVGDAVAIRIQSIRPTSRVTASGNDQTIEGRFLGDAFVAAKCPSCGTPHPETRIEGIGPAAIRCAECGAEATPFTFTNGYTMAFDDKREVGVTLPKEAAEKVAEDGRAYMATPEHSIQNPVVTFAPHDIVGAVARVRPFLGQLGTTPARPFPDSHNAGDFGSFLLDAPHEYAVTEEQLEDRTDGHMDINRVREGAVLICPVKVPGGGVYLGDMHAMQGDGEIAGHTTDISGIVTLQVHVIKDMDLSGPLLLPTEEDLPYLAKPLTEKEKAQALTLAKQWGMDNIEESLPVSFIGSGATLNEATDNGLQRAADFLGTTVPEVMNRATVTGAVEIGRYPGVVTVTFLAPVDRLAERGILDLVREQYGVY from the coding sequence ATGAGCGAAAAGCGAGCTTGTGAGACAGTATACGTTAGTACGTTCACAAACGGTATACTCGATCCGTCACAGCCGATGCTCGGTCCTGTTCGCGACGGCGGCCATATCGTCGCTAATACGACACCGGGTTGCTGGGGGCCAATGATTACACCGAGTTTACGTGGTGGGCACGAGGTGACGCAACCGGTATACGTCGAAGGGGCAGAAGTGGGCGATGCTGTCGCGATCCGCATTCAATCGATCCGCCCGACGTCGCGCGTCACAGCTTCAGGAAACGATCAGACGATAGAAGGACGATTTCTCGGAGATGCGTTTGTCGCCGCCAAGTGCCCTTCGTGTGGTACGCCACACCCCGAGACGCGTATCGAAGGGATCGGACCGGCAGCGATCCGTTGTGCCGAGTGTGGTGCGGAAGCGACACCGTTCACTTTTACAAACGGTTACACGATGGCTTTTGACGATAAACGTGAGGTGGGGGTTACGCTTCCGAAAGAAGCGGCAGAAAAAGTTGCGGAAGACGGGCGGGCGTATATGGCCACACCAGAACACTCCATACAAAACCCCGTCGTTACTTTTGCTCCACACGACATTGTCGGCGCTGTTGCTAGGGTGCGCCCCTTTTTAGGTCAACTAGGTACGACTCCGGCTCGTCCATTTCCCGATTCGCACAACGCGGGCGACTTCGGGTCGTTTTTACTCGATGCGCCCCACGAGTATGCAGTAACGGAGGAACAATTGGAAGATCGGACAGACGGTCATATGGACATTAACCGCGTAAGAGAAGGCGCCGTATTAATCTGTCCCGTTAAAGTGCCCGGCGGTGGCGTCTATTTGGGCGATATGCATGCTATGCAGGGCGACGGAGAAATTGCCGGACACACGACTGATATTTCGGGCATTGTCACCTTGCAGGTTCATGTCATTAAAGATATGGACTTGAGCGGTCCGCTGTTGTTGCCGACTGAGGAAGATTTGCCTTACTTGGCGAAGCCGCTGACAGAAAAGGAAAAAGCGCAAGCACTGACACTTGCGAAGCAGTGGGGAATGGATAACATCGAGGAATCGTTACCCGTTTCTTTTATCGGTTCCGGCGCCACCCTAAATGAGGCGACCGATAACGGTTTACAGCGGGCAGCTGACTTTTTGGGAACGACGGTTCCGGAAGTGATGAATCGCGCGACCGTTACGGGAGCGGTTGAGATTGGCCGCTATCCGGGTGTCGTCACGGTGACATTTCTTGCTCCGGTCGACCGCCTCGCCGAGCGCGGAATACTCGATCTCGTTCGCGAGCAATACGGCGTTTATTAA
- a CDS encoding tetratricopeptide repeat protein, which produces MPRELEEAIRLREDGQLEAANRRLVALATQYPDDARVNYHCAWSFDALGREAEAVSYYERALIADAPRLAEDERQGAMLGLGSTYRTLGQYKRARDVLAKGVQKFPNHRALQVFYAMTLYNLKEHSQAMEILLRQLAETSNDDTVNHYKRAIAFYADKLDTTW; this is translated from the coding sequence GTGCCGCGCGAACTGGAGGAAGCGATTCGATTAAGGGAAGATGGGCAATTGGAGGCCGCTAATAGGCGCCTAGTAGCTTTAGCGACACAGTACCCGGACGATGCGCGCGTAAACTATCACTGTGCGTGGAGCTTCGACGCACTCGGGCGGGAGGCGGAAGCTGTTTCGTACTATGAACGCGCGCTAATAGCAGACGCACCTCGCTTAGCGGAAGACGAGCGACAAGGGGCGATGCTCGGCCTCGGGAGTACATACCGCACATTAGGTCAGTATAAACGGGCGCGGGACGTTCTCGCAAAAGGGGTGCAGAAATTCCCCAACCACCGGGCGCTGCAAGTTTTTTATGCGATGACACTGTACAACTTAAAAGAACATTCGCAAGCGATGGAAATACTGCTACGGCAATTGGCCGAGACGTCGAACGACGATACGGTTAATCATTATAAACGGGCGATTGCGTTTTATGCGGATAAGTTAGATACGACTTGGTAA
- a CDS encoding MarR family winged helix-turn-helix transcriptional regulator encodes MDPLTQQRLNELLDWFDDVAFTVTQKVVALFKAQLDQDLTSDQHLTLRYIKKNSPCTSSKLAEAFYVNRSAITAIVNRLSNKGYIVRIPDESDRRVILLELTPDGERVLANGEEKILQALDHYLCQLEEEELATMMRTFAKLATIIRDEEVADRAVEPKATKNSVSENDGSENVVPAQSADNAQEGDPDETLT; translated from the coding sequence ATGGATCCACTCACACAACAACGTTTAAACGAGCTGCTCGATTGGTTTGACGACGTCGCGTTCACCGTCACGCAAAAAGTCGTCGCTCTGTTTAAGGCACAACTCGACCAAGACTTGACGTCTGACCAACACTTGACGTTGCGCTACATTAAGAAAAACAGTCCGTGTACGTCTTCCAAGTTAGCGGAAGCGTTTTACGTCAACCGCAGCGCCATCACCGCCATCGTCAACCGCCTCAGTAATAAAGGGTATATCGTGCGCATACCAGATGAAAGCGATCGGCGCGTCATCTTACTCGAACTAACGCCCGATGGCGAACGCGTACTGGCGAACGGTGAGGAAAAAATTCTGCAGGCGCTCGATCATTATTTATGTCAACTGGAAGAGGAGGAATTGGCGACAATGATGCGCACCTTCGCCAAATTAGCGACGATCATCCGCGATGAAGAAGTTGCGGACCGTGCGGTCGAACCGAAAGCGACCAAAAACAGTGTATCGGAAAATGATGGTTCCGAAAATGTTGTCCCCGCTCAATCAGCGGACAATGCACAAGAGGGGGATCCCGATGAGACGCTTACTTAA
- a CDS encoding MMPL/RND family transporter, producing the protein MRRLLNIRWAVAAVWLVAVVLLVTTAPNMETLVHDKGQISVPPGYSSTLAEELINEANHGDQAGSKTETSDVALVFHDKKTLNKEQLAQIEGALAKLEAEKKALGITDITNPFRDEELQDELISKNKQTVLIPLNVKMGSREPQEVSDALYTALKDTPVEHYFTSSWMVEQDAIESSQEGLKKTEFITVAFILIVLFIVFRSFVAPFIPLLTIGLSYITAESVVAFLVDQFNFPLSTYTQVFLIAVLFGTGTDYCILLFSRFKEELAVREDTKEGLFDAIAATYAGSWQAVFFSGLTGFIGFAAIGFSTFNLYQSAAAVAVGFVFLLAALFTVLPFFMAILGKKLFWPAKGTQQHKDNRLWAWAGKFSLSRPFATLLSIALLIAPFLFFYDGNRSFNSLDDVGPGYKSVQGIDIISDSFGPGEALPTKVVLKHSEPLDTSAYVALIEKISRQLEATDGVDYVRSATRPGGKALQDLLVAEQAKSLDEGLGDGKKGINEISKGLSEASAELAASAPGVKEATTNIDGLIAGTNALGTGIEQLGQALSQLEQGLQNGSAGASELQNGLNEAQANAKKLAKSSKKLSGGYAEIKQGVSSLAEQYNNIAEQLAPMSEALDGVTANLQNIQGLAEKYPELQQDQVFQENVAAAQQTVAGVKQGVAQLSGGLKKLNGALAKIVAKFAEANDGMAQTAAGQAALADGFDQLAEGISALKQGVDAAAAGQKEINDNLPALSDGVGQISGGQQQLKDGFTDLHKQLATLQKGLSDSSDGLGEVSEGLVAAQKHLNELSGVGDQDMSGWFIPEEALQSEQFQQVFDTYASPDRKTTTFDVILKANPYAPEALDNIKTLEEAVATATKQTPLAKAKVAIGGVSSAHHDLDTISMHDYNRTVVIVLLCIGIVLVLLLRSFVMPLYLMVALLLTYFTSLAVGEVIFANVLGYPGLSWPVPFFTFVILVALGVDYSIFLMDRFNEYGSVPVQEAIQTAMRKMGTVIISAVIILGGTFAAMIPSGVISLVQIATVTITGLLLYTLLFLPFFVPVMVKAFGKANWWPFKRDN; encoded by the coding sequence ATGAGACGCTTACTTAACATTCGCTGGGCAGTCGCTGCCGTCTGGCTCGTCGCCGTCGTCCTGTTGGTGACGACCGCGCCCAATATGGAAACGCTCGTCCACGACAAAGGCCAAATTAGCGTTCCGCCCGGTTACTCGTCTACGTTGGCCGAGGAGTTGATCAACGAAGCGAATCACGGTGATCAAGCAGGGTCCAAGACTGAAACGTCGGACGTCGCGCTCGTCTTTCACGACAAAAAAACGCTCAATAAAGAGCAGTTGGCGCAAATAGAGGGCGCGCTCGCCAAACTGGAAGCGGAAAAAAAAGCGCTTGGTATTACCGATATAACTAACCCGTTCCGCGACGAAGAGCTACAAGACGAGCTTATCTCCAAAAATAAGCAGACTGTATTAATTCCGTTGAACGTCAAGATGGGCAGCCGCGAGCCGCAGGAAGTATCGGACGCACTGTACACCGCGCTTAAGGACACGCCCGTAGAACACTACTTCACGAGTAGCTGGATGGTCGAACAAGACGCGATCGAAAGTTCACAAGAGGGCTTAAAGAAAACAGAGTTCATTACCGTTGCCTTTATTTTAATCGTCTTGTTCATCGTTTTTCGCTCCTTCGTCGCACCGTTTATCCCGCTCCTCACGATTGGCCTCAGTTACATAACGGCGGAATCGGTCGTCGCTTTCCTCGTCGACCAGTTTAACTTCCCGCTCTCGACGTATACACAAGTGTTTCTCATTGCCGTTTTGTTTGGCACTGGGACTGACTACTGTATTTTGCTGTTCAGTCGCTTTAAAGAGGAGTTGGCGGTGCGCGAAGACACGAAAGAAGGTTTGTTCGACGCGATCGCCGCGACGTACGCGGGCTCCTGGCAAGCGGTGTTTTTCAGCGGTTTAACCGGTTTTATCGGCTTTGCCGCGATTGGGTTTTCCACCTTTAACTTGTATCAGTCGGCAGCCGCTGTAGCGGTCGGTTTCGTGTTTTTGCTGGCCGCGTTATTTACTGTTTTGCCCTTTTTTATGGCCATACTCGGAAAAAAACTGTTTTGGCCAGCGAAAGGTACCCAGCAACATAAAGACAACCGCTTGTGGGCGTGGGCGGGAAAATTTTCCCTGTCGCGTCCATTCGCAACGCTCTTAAGCATCGCCCTCCTCATCGCGCCGTTCCTGTTTTTTTACGACGGGAACCGTTCTTTTAACTCATTAGACGACGTTGGCCCCGGGTACAAATCGGTACAAGGCATCGACATTATTTCGGACAGCTTTGGGCCAGGTGAAGCGCTGCCGACAAAAGTCGTGCTCAAACATAGCGAGCCGCTAGACACGTCCGCATACGTCGCCCTAATCGAAAAAATAAGTCGGCAATTAGAGGCGACCGACGGCGTCGATTACGTCCGCAGTGCGACGCGACCCGGGGGCAAGGCGCTGCAAGATCTACTAGTCGCCGAGCAAGCGAAGTCACTTGACGAAGGATTAGGTGACGGAAAAAAAGGGATTAACGAGATTAGTAAGGGCTTGTCCGAAGCGAGCGCTGAACTTGCTGCCTCTGCACCAGGTGTGAAAGAGGCGACGACGAATATCGATGGGCTCATCGCGGGCACCAACGCCCTCGGAACGGGAATCGAGCAGCTCGGTCAGGCGCTGTCGCAACTGGAGCAAGGCTTGCAAAACGGTTCAGCGGGCGCGAGCGAATTGCAAAATGGGCTCAATGAAGCACAGGCGAACGCGAAAAAACTGGCCAAAAGTAGCAAAAAACTATCCGGTGGTTATGCAGAAATAAAACAAGGGGTATCGTCGCTCGCCGAACAGTACAACAACATCGCTGAACAGCTGGCGCCCATGTCAGAGGCATTGGACGGCGTGACGGCGAATTTGCAAAACATCCAAGGGTTAGCAGAAAAGTACCCTGAGCTGCAGCAAGATCAAGTATTTCAAGAAAATGTCGCCGCGGCACAGCAGACGGTCGCCGGTGTCAAGCAAGGAGTCGCGCAGCTCTCCGGTGGGCTAAAAAAACTGAACGGCGCCCTCGCAAAAATTGTTGCGAAGTTTGCCGAAGCGAATGATGGAATGGCGCAAACGGCTGCGGGGCAAGCTGCACTGGCGGACGGTTTCGACCAGCTCGCTGAGGGCATTTCCGCGTTGAAGCAAGGCGTCGATGCAGCGGCTGCCGGACAAAAAGAAATTAACGACAACTTGCCGGCGCTGAGCGATGGCGTCGGACAAATTAGCGGTGGGCAACAACAGTTGAAAGACGGTTTTACCGACTTACACAAACAACTCGCTACGTTGCAAAAAGGGCTATCCGACAGCTCCGACGGGTTAGGGGAAGTGTCGGAAGGGTTGGTCGCAGCACAAAAACATTTAAACGAACTGTCAGGCGTTGGCGATCAAGACATGTCTGGCTGGTTCATCCCGGAAGAGGCGCTCCAGTCCGAACAATTCCAGCAAGTTTTTGACACGTACGCATCGCCTGACCGCAAAACGACAACATTTGACGTCATTTTAAAGGCCAACCCGTATGCGCCAGAAGCGCTAGACAACATAAAGACACTTGAGGAAGCCGTTGCGACAGCGACGAAACAGACGCCTCTCGCCAAAGCAAAAGTAGCGATTGGCGGCGTTTCGAGCGCCCATCACGACCTGGACACGATCTCGATGCACGACTATAACCGCACCGTCGTCATCGTGCTCCTCTGTATCGGCATCGTCTTAGTGTTGCTGCTCCGTTCATTCGTGATGCCGCTCTACTTAATGGTCGCCCTCTTGCTCACGTACTTCACGTCGCTGGCAGTTGGCGAGGTTATCTTCGCCAATGTGTTGGGATACCCTGGCCTTAGTTGGCCCGTACCGTTCTTTACGTTCGTCATCCTCGTCGCCCTCGGGGTCGACTACAGTATCTTCCTCATGGACCGCTTCAACGAATACGGCAGTGTCCCCGTGCAGGAGGCGATCCAAACCGCTATGCGCAAAATGGGCACCGTCATCATCTCGGCGGTCATCATTTTAGGCGGTACGTTTGCGGCGATGATTCCGTCCGGCGTCATCTCTTTAGTCCAAATTGCGACGGTGACGATTACTGGGCTGCTGCTCTATACGCTGCTGTTCTTACCGTTTTTCGTTCCGGTCATGGTAAAAGCGTTCGGGAAAGCAAATTGGTGGCCGTTTAAGCGGGACAATTGA
- a CDS encoding DUF1641 domain-containing protein, translated as MAEPIKKIERLVVSEEERRRQDFAEIEQAVSEHKEAILEGIELLQGLHDRGVLPMANSLLGQADEVLAVVVRLVSQPQHAKALANLLQLALMVGSLDVKRLEPMVHGLNTGLEVAASKVDEKTKLMDLFKALNDPEINRAITMTFGLLKGMGSAFGNDPSGQE; from the coding sequence ATGGCTGAACCGATCAAAAAAATCGAGCGTCTCGTCGTCAGTGAGGAAGAACGGCGGCGGCAGGACTTCGCCGAAATCGAGCAGGCGGTAAGCGAGCACAAAGAAGCCATTTTAGAAGGGATCGAGCTGTTGCAGGGGTTGCACGACCGCGGGGTGTTGCCGATGGCGAACAGTTTGCTCGGGCAAGCGGACGAAGTGTTAGCGGTCGTCGTCCGCCTCGTGAGTCAACCGCAACATGCGAAAGCACTCGCGAACTTACTGCAATTAGCGTTAATGGTCGGCTCGCTCGACGTGAAGCGGCTCGAACCGATGGTGCACGGACTAAATACCGGACTAGAGGTGGCTGCGTCAAAAGTCGATGAGAAAACGAAACTGATGGACTTGTTCAAGGCACTAAACGATCCGGAAATTAACCGCGCGATTACGATGACGTTCGGGCTGCTCAAAGGGATGGGCAGCGCCTTCGGCAATGACCCGTCGGGACAAGAGTAG